In a single window of the Leptolyngbya ohadii IS1 genome:
- a CDS encoding glutathione S-transferase family protein, which yields MALGQLVNGQWTKEWTERNESGQFQRMPTLFHSQITADGSSGFKAEPGRYHLYISLGCPWANRTALIWKLKGLEDVIGMSIVDPVISDQGWKFSDNPGCIEDTVNGADYLWQIYVKADSTYTGRVTVPVLWDKQTQTIVNNESRQIIRMLNSEFNVFAKSDVDFYPIDLRETIDKTIDDIYQPINNGVYRSGFAASQSAYEEAVTELFAALERWETVLSEQRYLCGDQITLADWCLFTTLFRFDLAYYGLFKCNLKRIVDYPNLWNYLLDLYQQPGVREVCSADHVKQLYYGGLPELNPSRIVPIGPAIDFEQSHDRNRLSSAQRSSVDRVHATA from the coding sequence ATGGCACTGGGTCAACTGGTGAACGGTCAATGGACAAAAGAATGGACAGAACGGAATGAAAGCGGACAATTTCAGCGAATGCCAACGCTGTTTCACAGTCAAATTACCGCAGACGGTTCGAGCGGCTTCAAGGCAGAACCCGGACGCTATCACCTGTACATTTCGCTGGGCTGTCCCTGGGCAAATCGAACAGCGTTAATCTGGAAGCTGAAAGGCTTAGAGGACGTGATTGGAATGTCGATCGTCGATCCTGTCATTAGCGATCAGGGCTGGAAGTTTTCCGATAATCCAGGCTGTATTGAGGATACGGTGAACGGTGCAGATTATCTGTGGCAAATTTACGTTAAAGCCGATTCGACCTATACCGGACGTGTGACGGTTCCGGTTCTGTGGGACAAGCAAACTCAAACGATCGTCAACAATGAATCACGTCAGATTATTCGGATGCTCAATTCTGAATTTAATGTGTTTGCCAAATCCGATGTCGATTTCTATCCGATCGATTTGCGAGAGACCATTGATAAGACGATCGATGACATCTACCAGCCGATCAACAATGGCGTCTACCGCAGTGGCTTTGCTGCGTCTCAGTCTGCCTATGAAGAGGCTGTCACCGAGCTATTTGCTGCACTGGAGAGATGGGAAACCGTTCTGAGCGAGCAACGATACCTCTGCGGCGACCAGATTACGTTAGCGGACTGGTGTTTATTCACGACGCTGTTTCGCTTCGATCTGGCGTACTATGGCTTGTTCAAATGTAATCTGAAGCGCATTGTAGATTACCCGAATCTGTGGAACTATTTGCTGGATTTATACCAGCAGCCGGGCGTGCGAGAAGTGTGTAGTGCTGACCATGTAAAGCAGCTTTACTATGGTGGATTGCCTGAACTGAATCCTAGCCGTATTGTGCCGATTGGACCTGCGATCGATTTTGAACAGTCCCACGATCGCAATCGTCTTTCTTCAGCGCAGCGTTCCTCAGTCGATCGTGTTCATGCAACTGCATAG
- a CDS encoding NADPH-dependent FMN reductase — MSNSPRILAFAGSARKDSFNKRVVQIAANGARAVGAEVTYLDLRDLPLPLYDQDLEAEQGIPENAMKLKELMKSHQGFLIASPEYNSSVTPLLKNAIDWASRPVGNEPPLAAFADRVAGIMSASPGGLGGLRGLVHLRSLLGNIKVLVLPDQFAVMRAHEAFNPDGTLKDLQQQNAIEKIGAKVAAVVTKLNG, encoded by the coding sequence ATGAGTAATTCTCCTCGAATTTTGGCGTTTGCAGGTAGTGCCCGAAAAGACTCGTTCAATAAGCGCGTTGTGCAAATTGCAGCAAATGGAGCAAGAGCGGTAGGAGCCGAAGTCACTTATCTGGATTTACGCGATCTGCCACTGCCCTTGTACGACCAGGACCTAGAAGCGGAACAAGGTATTCCTGAAAATGCGATGAAGCTGAAGGAACTGATGAAATCTCATCAAGGCTTCCTGATTGCTTCACCAGAATATAACAGCTCGGTTACACCCTTGCTCAAAAATGCGATCGACTGGGCATCGCGTCCCGTAGGCAATGAGCCACCCTTAGCTGCTTTTGCCGACAGGGTAGCAGGCATTATGAGCGCATCACCGGGAGGCTTAGGGGGATTGCGAGGTTTAGTGCATTTGCGATCGCTGCTTGGCAACATCAAAGTTCTCGTCTTGCCCGATCAGTTTGCTGTGATGAGAGCGCATGAGGCATTTAATCCAGATGGGACACTGAAGGACTTGCAGCAGCAAAATGCGATCGAAAAAATCGGGGCAAAGGTTGCGGCAGTGGTGACAAAGCTGAATGGGTAG
- a CDS encoding dioxygenase family protein, which translates to MSEKRYAYEAWEEVTRNEPHLSSLDEPLTLSELTSPFAAIDPVRPEESDLTTNAGTGAEAIGQRVVITGRVLDENGEPIPGVIIEIWQANAAGRYNHEFDSWQGPLDPNFVGRGRCMSDDQGVYRFLTIRPGAYPWKDETNEWRPAHIHLSIMGPSIASRLVTQLYFPGDPLFPLDTIFQSIPEKDRERVVCRYDHDLTEPGWAMGFRFDIVLRGAQATPFETDRVYEGVHA; encoded by the coding sequence ATGAGCGAAAAACGGTATGCCTACGAAGCGTGGGAAGAGGTTACTCGGAACGAACCGCACCTATCCAGTCTCGATGAGCCGCTAACCTTGTCGGAACTCACATCGCCATTTGCGGCGATCGATCCAGTTAGACCCGAAGAAAGCGACCTCACTACCAATGCTGGCACCGGCGCTGAGGCGATCGGACAGCGCGTCGTCATCACGGGTCGCGTGCTTGACGAAAACGGCGAGCCAATTCCAGGTGTAATAATCGAAATCTGGCAAGCAAACGCGGCAGGACGCTACAACCACGAATTTGACTCGTGGCAGGGACCGCTCGACCCAAACTTTGTGGGACGGGGGCGCTGCATGAGCGATGACCAGGGTGTGTACCGCTTTCTCACGATCCGTCCCGGTGCCTACCCGTGGAAAGACGAAACAAACGAGTGGCGACCGGCTCATATTCATCTTTCGATCATGGGACCCTCGATCGCTTCCCGACTGGTGACCCAACTGTACTTTCCCGGCGATCCGTTGTTTCCACTTGACACAATCTTTCAATCGATTCCAGAGAAGGATCGGGAGCGCGTTGTGTGCCGCTACGACCACGATCTGACCGAGCCGGGGTGGGCGATGGGCTTTCGCTTCGACATCGTCCTACGAGGAGCACAAGCGACACCCTTTGAAACCGATCGTGTTTACGAAGGAGTCCACGCATGA
- the pcaG gene encoding protocatechuate 3,4-dioxygenase subunit alpha, whose translation MTLDLTPTQTVGPYFSLGMMPEGANILTQSGTEGEHIRIEGYVFDSDGDPLFNVLLEIWQANAHGRYNHPLDQRPLPLDPDFVGFGRTSTDANGHYWFQTIKPGPVPYPGDKMQAPHIIVLVHASGVSHPLITRMYFADDPRTESDPVLQGVPPNRRSTLLAKREERDGETVYRFDIVLRGEAEDLVLEGKIVAEATEDAVRGTGKAETVFLALR comes from the coding sequence ATGACACTTGATCTCACACCCACACAGACGGTCGGTCCTTATTTTAGCCTGGGGATGATGCCGGAAGGAGCCAACATCCTCACGCAGTCAGGCACTGAGGGAGAGCACATCCGCATCGAGGGATATGTTTTCGATAGCGACGGTGATCCGTTATTTAACGTGCTGCTTGAGATTTGGCAAGCCAATGCTCATGGGCGCTACAATCACCCGCTCGACCAGCGACCTTTGCCGCTCGATCCGGATTTTGTCGGCTTTGGTCGCACAAGCACCGATGCCAATGGACACTACTGGTTTCAAACGATTAAGCCCGGACCTGTCCCATACCCAGGGGACAAGATGCAAGCGCCGCACATCATTGTGTTGGTCCATGCCAGCGGCGTGTCCCATCCTTTGATCACGCGCATGTATTTCGCGGACGACCCGCGCACCGAGTCTGACCCTGTGCTTCAGGGTGTTCCCCCAAACCGCCGATCGACTTTGCTCGCCAAGCGGGAAGAGCGTGATGGGGAAACCGTGTACCGCTTTGATATTGTGCTGCGTGGCGAAGCCGAGGATCTGGTCTTGGAAGGCAAGATCGTTGCTGAAGCGACAGAAGATGCGGTGCGTGGCACGGGCAAGGCTGAAACGGTGTTTTTGGCGCTGCGTTAG
- a CDS encoding HAD-IC family P-type ATPase: MTATATRNLSELQWHSLPVSETAQRLESNLETGLTLVEAQQRHSRFGPNELIGKPRKSAWMRFLLQFNEPLLYILLAAGVVTAFLQEWVESGVIFAVTVLNALIGFVQESKAENALAALAESVSTEATVIREGQTIRVPSNQVVPGDLVSLAAGDKVPADVQLIQTSNLTIDESGLTGESVPVEKETQPLGAETALADRSNMAYAGSLVASGSATGLVVAIANQTETGRISQMMEQSTTTETPITRKIGRFSQKLLYVVLSLAALVFVVGLSRTESWVEVFTATVAFAVAAIPEGLPAIVTITLAIGVSRLARRHAIMRKLAAVETLGSTTVICSDKTGTLTENQMTVQGIYAGNQRYTVTGTGYEPEGEILLEDQPVDLAATPTLADCLRAGLLCNDSHLQEQDGQYTIVGDPTEGALIVAAQKAGLTRQAVEAEMPRLAVIPFDSKFQYMATLHPTPAGNVIYVKGSMEAIFKRCDRQIDAKGQLQPLDYEQIERRAEAVAKQGLRILAFAKKTVPAAQQSLDHADLDQGLVLLGLQGMIDPPRAAAIAAVRDCKTAGIQIKMITGDHPVTATAIARRMKLSQQEPVQAYTGQELSRMNKQELAQAAESGVVFARVAPEQKLRLVKALQSKGEIVAMTGDGVNDAPALKQADLGIAMGITGTEVAKEAASMILTDDNFASIAAAVEEGRTVYRNLIKAIGFTLPTNGGEALIILVGVLFGTVLPILPLQILWINMVSSITLTAPLAFEPKSQNVMRVPPRNPNEPLLTAKLARRIVIISIFNLIAVFGTFLWTRETTGNIDLARTMAVDTLIAAETFYLLSISQFIPSLFARLRGRTQRIAYAPAIGVIAIVILQTLFSQWSVMNQLFGTVPVTVAQEAISIAASFPIIIIVLLLERFDPIR, from the coding sequence ATGACAGCAACCGCAACGAGGAATTTATCTGAACTGCAATGGCATTCTCTTCCGGTATCGGAAACGGCTCAGCGGCTAGAGAGCAATCTGGAAACCGGCTTAACCCTAGTTGAAGCCCAACAGCGACACAGCCGCTTCGGACCCAACGAACTGATTGGGAAACCAAGAAAAAGTGCCTGGATGCGATTTCTGCTTCAGTTTAATGAGCCGTTGCTCTACATTTTGCTGGCAGCCGGGGTTGTCACCGCTTTTCTGCAAGAGTGGGTTGAATCTGGAGTCATTTTTGCAGTGACCGTACTTAATGCCCTGATTGGCTTTGTGCAGGAGTCAAAGGCGGAAAATGCGCTTGCTGCCCTGGCGGAGTCTGTGAGTACAGAAGCAACGGTAATTCGCGAAGGTCAAACGATTCGCGTTCCTTCTAATCAGGTCGTTCCTGGAGACTTAGTTTCACTGGCGGCAGGAGATAAAGTGCCTGCGGATGTGCAGCTGATTCAGACGAGCAATCTCACCATTGATGAATCTGGGTTAACCGGGGAATCGGTTCCCGTTGAGAAAGAGACTCAGCCGCTGGGCGCAGAAACGGCACTCGCTGACCGCTCGAATATGGCGTATGCGGGAAGTCTGGTGGCTTCTGGATCGGCAACGGGTCTGGTAGTGGCGATCGCGAACCAAACCGAGACGGGTCGAATCTCCCAGATGATGGAGCAGAGTACTACGACCGAAACGCCCATCACGCGCAAAATTGGCAGGTTCAGCCAAAAGCTGCTTTATGTCGTTCTATCGCTGGCGGCACTGGTGTTTGTCGTAGGACTGTCGCGCACAGAATCCTGGGTCGAGGTGTTCACGGCAACCGTTGCCTTTGCGGTCGCTGCCATTCCCGAAGGGTTACCCGCGATCGTGACGATTACCTTAGCGATCGGGGTTTCGCGTTTGGCACGTCGCCATGCAATTATGCGAAAGCTGGCAGCCGTTGAGACGCTGGGCAGTACGACGGTGATTTGTTCCGATAAAACGGGCACCTTGACCGAAAATCAGATGACGGTTCAGGGCATTTATGCCGGAAACCAGCGATATACGGTAACGGGAACCGGCTACGAGCCAGAAGGCGAAATTCTCCTGGAAGACCAGCCGGTTGATTTGGCGGCTACCCCAACGCTGGCAGACTGTTTACGCGCCGGGCTGCTGTGTAACGATTCACATTTGCAGGAGCAGGACGGGCAGTACACAATCGTCGGCGATCCCACCGAGGGCGCGCTCATTGTCGCGGCACAAAAAGCTGGACTAACTCGGCAAGCGGTAGAAGCAGAGATGCCCCGTTTGGCGGTGATTCCGTTTGATTCTAAGTTTCAGTACATGGCAACGCTACACCCTACTCCAGCGGGCAATGTTATCTATGTGAAAGGCTCAATGGAAGCAATCTTCAAGCGGTGCGATCGCCAGATAGATGCAAAGGGGCAGCTTCAACCATTGGACTACGAGCAAATCGAGCGCAGAGCCGAAGCGGTTGCAAAGCAGGGACTCCGCATCCTGGCGTTTGCGAAAAAAACTGTTCCGGCTGCTCAGCAATCTTTGGATCATGCGGATCTCGATCAGGGTCTGGTGCTGTTGGGATTACAGGGCATGATTGACCCTCCCCGTGCCGCCGCCATTGCAGCAGTGCGAGACTGTAAAACCGCAGGAATTCAAATCAAGATGATTACGGGCGATCATCCGGTGACGGCAACAGCGATCGCTCGCCGCATGAAGTTGAGTCAACAGGAGCCAGTTCAAGCCTATACCGGACAGGAATTGAGCCGGATGAATAAGCAAGAGCTGGCACAGGCGGCAGAATCCGGCGTGGTGTTTGCGCGAGTTGCCCCTGAACAAAAGCTGCGCCTGGTCAAAGCATTACAGTCCAAAGGCGAAATTGTTGCTATGACCGGAGACGGGGTGAACGATGCTCCTGCGCTTAAGCAAGCGGATCTGGGAATTGCAATGGGCATCACGGGAACTGAAGTTGCCAAAGAAGCCGCATCGATGATTCTGACGGACGATAATTTTGCCTCGATCGCAGCAGCAGTCGAAGAAGGCAGAACGGTCTATCGCAACTTGATTAAGGCGATCGGGTTTACCCTACCAACAAACGGCGGTGAAGCACTGATCATTCTGGTAGGGGTGCTGTTCGGAACGGTTTTGCCGATCCTGCCGCTGCAAATTCTCTGGATTAATATGGTGAGTTCGATTACGCTCACTGCCCCCCTTGCCTTTGAGCCGAAATCTCAAAACGTCATGCGAGTGCCGCCCCGCAACCCCAATGAACCGCTGCTGACGGCTAAACTGGCAAGGCGCATCGTCATTATCTCGATATTTAATTTAATTGCTGTGTTCGGTACTTTTCTGTGGACGCGAGAAACAACGGGCAATATTGATTTGGCTCGGACAATGGCAGTCGATACGCTGATCGCCGCAGAAACCTTTTATCTCCTGAGCATCAGCCAGTTTATTCCTTCCTTGTTTGCCAGACTGCGAGGTCGGACTCAGCGCATTGCCTATGCCCCAGCCATTGGCGTGATTGCGATCGTCATCCTGCAAACACTCTTTAGCCAGTGGAGCGTGATGAATCAGCTCTTTGGAACCGTTCCTGTCACGGTTGCTCAGGAAGCAATTAGTATCGCAGCCAGTTTCCCCATTATTATCATTGTCCTGTTGCTAGAACGCTTCGACCCCATTCGATAA
- a CDS encoding bacteriorhodopsin, whose translation MDWQSLWHWLYIGGMSIGAIYFALLGRNPHGIPRLEYFVATFIPLWSGLMYLLMALPTSGDGLEQGKIEIAGQITHFARYADWIVTTPLLLMALSWTAMHRHKSKDWTLIFSLMATQVIVIITGLIADLSDVPWVRYLWYTIGCVAFLVVLWGIWGPLRDKTRGDAELASFYNGLTTFFTITWICYPLIWITGTSCLRLFDQNVDTFLFCLVPFFSKVVFSFLDLNGLRSLGHREEQNAEERFVSRTLHFLNAISPLGQPRRSGRKSRAFSKGL comes from the coding sequence ATGGATTGGCAGAGTCTTTGGCATTGGCTGTATATCGGCGGGATGTCGATCGGCGCAATTTATTTTGCCCTACTGGGTCGAAATCCGCATGGCATTCCCCGGCTCGAATACTTTGTCGCCACCTTCATTCCCCTCTGGTCAGGCTTAATGTATCTGCTGATGGCGTTGCCGACTAGCGGAGATGGACTGGAACAGGGCAAGATCGAGATTGCCGGACAAATCACCCACTTTGCTCGCTATGCCGACTGGATTGTGACCACGCCGCTGCTGCTCATGGCACTGTCCTGGACAGCAATGCATCGCCATAAATCGAAGGATTGGACGCTTATTTTTTCTCTGATGGCAACGCAGGTGATTGTCATTATTACAGGTTTAATTGCCGACCTCTCAGACGTCCCCTGGGTGCGCTACTTGTGGTACACGATCGGCTGTGTAGCGTTTTTAGTTGTACTGTGGGGCATTTGGGGACCACTACGCGACAAGACCAGGGGTGATGCGGAATTAGCCAGCTTCTACAACGGGTTAACGACCTTCTTTACCATCACCTGGATTTGCTATCCGCTGATCTGGATTACAGGGACTTCTTGTTTACGCTTGTTCGACCAGAACGTGGATACCTTTTTGTTCTGCCTCGTTCCCTTTTTCTCAAAAGTTGTGTTTAGCTTTCTGGATTTGAACGGATTACGGAGTTTAGGACATCGTGAGGAGCAAAACGCAGAAGAACGATTTGTCAGCCGCACTCTGCATTTCCTGAATGCAATCTCACCGCTTGGACAACCCAGACGATCGGGCAGGAAATCACGAGCATTTTCCAAAGGTCTATAA
- a CDS encoding ferredoxin reductase family protein, whose product MRRLLVHSPVTVAALWIVAYLAITLFPLMVLLLYPPPDRGFWIDLSVALGFIALAMMALQFVLTARVNRIESSYGIDILLQFHRYTSIVAFFMVLAHPIILFIVEPATLQLLNFPQAPLRAQLATIATLAFLAMVVTTIWRKQLKIPYESWRASHTILAVLAVGLGFGHAILVGNYLGLFWKAVLWSGIILVSLWLIIYVRLVKPWLLKKKPYVVEEILPQRGDVWTLALRPIGHEGFNFQPGQFSWLTLNITPFSMREHPFSMSSSGDRSDRIEFGIKAIGDFTKRIKDYKPGTKAYLDGPYGVFTTERYWDTAGFVLIAGGVGITPIYSILLTAAERKDDRPYLLIYAAPSWDDITYREEIETLKEKLDLTVVCVLRKAHDDWEGDTGYVDRELLEKYIPIHRGSRHYFVCAAPVMMDAVERALFDLEVPVTNVHMEHFDLA is encoded by the coding sequence ATGAGACGGCTATTGGTGCATAGTCCAGTCACGGTTGCCGCACTATGGATTGTGGCTTATCTAGCGATCACCCTGTTTCCTTTAATGGTGCTGCTGCTGTATCCACCGCCCGATCGTGGCTTCTGGATCGATTTGTCCGTTGCGCTGGGCTTTATTGCGCTGGCAATGATGGCATTGCAGTTTGTGCTGACGGCTCGCGTCAATCGCATCGAGTCTTCCTACGGCATTGACATCCTGCTTCAGTTTCACCGCTATACCTCGATCGTCGCCTTTTTCATGGTGCTGGCGCATCCGATTATTTTGTTTATCGTTGAACCTGCCACGCTGCAACTGCTCAACTTTCCCCAAGCTCCGCTGCGGGCACAACTGGCAACGATCGCAACGCTGGCATTTCTGGCAATGGTTGTCACCACAATTTGGCGCAAGCAGCTAAAAATCCCCTATGAGTCGTGGCGAGCGTCCCACACAATTTTGGCAGTGCTGGCGGTGGGATTGGGCTTTGGACACGCCATTCTGGTGGGCAACTATCTGGGGTTGTTCTGGAAGGCAGTTTTGTGGTCAGGGATTATCCTGGTGTCACTGTGGCTCATTATCTACGTGCGGCTGGTCAAACCCTGGCTGCTAAAGAAAAAGCCCTATGTCGTTGAGGAAATTCTGCCGCAGCGAGGCGATGTTTGGACATTAGCACTACGCCCGATCGGTCACGAAGGCTTTAACTTCCAGCCCGGTCAATTTTCCTGGCTGACGCTGAATATTACGCCCTTCAGTATGCGCGAGCATCCCTTCTCCATGTCCTCCAGCGGCGATCGTTCGGATCGCATCGAGTTTGGCATCAAGGCGATCGGGGATTTTACCAAACGGATCAAAGATTACAAGCCGGGGACAAAGGCTTATTTGGATGGTCCCTATGGTGTGTTCACGACCGAGCGATACTGGGACACTGCTGGGTTTGTGCTGATTGCGGGTGGAGTTGGTATTACGCCGATTTACAGTATTCTCCTAACTGCCGCCGAACGAAAAGACGATCGCCCTTATTTGCTGATTTATGCTGCTCCGTCCTGGGACGATATTACTTACCGGGAAGAAATTGAGACATTAAAAGAAAAGCTGGATTTGACCGTCGTTTGCGTATTACGGAAAGCACATGATGACTGGGAAGGGGATACGGGATACGTCGATCGGGAATTGCTAGAGAAATATATTCCAATCCATCGAGGCAGTCGCCATTACTTCGTCTGTGCCGCTCCGGTGATGATGGATGCGGTTGAACGGGCATTGTTTGACCTGGAAGTTCCCGTGACGAATGTACACATGGAACATTTTGATTTGGCATGA
- a CDS encoding MarR family winged helix-turn-helix transcriptional regulator produces the protein MQSPTHPAAQAAFIPTMRELVRSYQAFSTCSETHLRKLDLTPAQFDVIATLGNTQGLTMGELGEKTLITKGTLTGVIDRLEKKQIVQRQVLLDDRRSVVVKLTSTGEKLFEQVFPAHIAHLQERFEQLETSELELLRVLLVRLRHVF, from the coding sequence ATGCAAAGCCCCACTCATCCTGCTGCTCAAGCCGCTTTTATTCCCACCATGCGAGAGCTAGTGCGATCTTATCAAGCTTTTTCGACTTGTTCGGAGACGCATCTACGCAAGCTTGATCTGACCCCAGCCCAATTCGATGTAATCGCGACTTTGGGGAATACGCAGGGATTAACGATGGGTGAGTTAGGAGAAAAAACGCTGATAACAAAAGGAACACTGACCGGCGTGATTGATCGGCTGGAAAAGAAGCAAATCGTGCAGCGTCAAGTGCTACTAGACGATCGGCGTAGTGTCGTTGTCAAACTGACTTCAACAGGAGAGAAATTGTTTGAACAAGTATTTCCGGCGCATATTGCCCACCTGCAAGAGCGATTTGAGCAGCTAGAGACATCAGAGCTAGAGCTACTCAGGGTTTTACTGGTACGATTGCGCCATGTATTTTAA
- a CDS encoding SLC13 family permease, with protein sequence MTRRPRSDGKISIAASASRQRKRAKRDPTAVGRASTFRTVGIILGPVLFLVVLFLPIPGLATPARGVLGLTAWMGVWWVTDAIPTAATGLLPLVVYPLLGPPELNNVGQTYADNTILLFLGALLLARGISRVQIDERVALHILKIFGGSPRRLVAGFMVACAAISAWISAAATTVIMLPVALSVVATVTDDEQRRRLGKCLVLAVVYAATLGVLSTIIATPPNAVFASLAPQILGFEVGFGQWMLIGVPMSILAVAVAWVYLVYGVAPIHDVSLAEGNKVVEERLRDRGPLSRDEKAVGAVFLLTVVAWVSRSLVWGDLLPNVSNVTIAMAGALTLFVLPSAKGGRLLDWKTAVKLPWGVLLLIGGGLALAFGFTTLGIDVWIANRLGFLEALPAVVAVAIMSALAIFVGEIMSNAATAALLIPIAAPLAAKIGLSPLQLTMAVTLAASFGFTLPVGSPSNAIALNTGQINTGQLARAGLPMNLLGVVLVTIACYTLVPLVFR encoded by the coding sequence ATGACCAGAAGACCACGATCTGACGGCAAAATATCGATCGCTGCTTCTGCAAGCCGTCAGCGTAAGAGGGCGAAGCGTGATCCAACAGCAGTCGGTCGTGCTTCCACTTTCCGCACGGTGGGGATCATCCTGGGTCCCGTGCTGTTCCTTGTGGTCTTGTTCTTGCCGATTCCCGGTTTAGCGACTCCAGCGCGCGGCGTGCTGGGTCTGACAGCATGGATGGGTGTGTGGTGGGTGACCGATGCGATTCCGACTGCTGCCACAGGTCTATTGCCGCTGGTCGTGTATCCGCTGCTGGGTCCGCCTGAACTCAATAATGTTGGACAAACCTATGCAGATAACACCATCCTTTTGTTTCTGGGTGCGCTGCTGCTGGCACGTGGTATTTCCCGTGTGCAAATCGACGAGCGGGTTGCCCTGCACATTTTGAAAATCTTTGGAGGTAGCCCACGCCGACTGGTGGCAGGCTTCATGGTAGCCTGTGCAGCGATCAGTGCTTGGATCAGTGCTGCCGCGACCACCGTGATTATGCTGCCCGTTGCCCTTTCCGTGGTTGCCACCGTTACAGATGACGAGCAACGCCGCCGCCTTGGAAAGTGCTTGGTGTTAGCCGTGGTGTATGCAGCAACGCTCGGAGTCTTGTCTACCATCATTGCGACACCGCCCAACGCAGTATTTGCGTCGCTCGCACCCCAGATTCTTGGTTTCGAGGTTGGTTTTGGGCAGTGGATGCTGATTGGTGTGCCCATGAGCATTCTTGCGGTGGCAGTTGCCTGGGTCTATCTGGTTTACGGAGTTGCGCCCATTCACGATGTTTCTTTGGCGGAGGGGAACAAGGTTGTCGAGGAGCGTTTGCGCGATCGGGGTCCATTGAGCCGCGACGAAAAAGCGGTCGGTGCTGTGTTCCTGTTAACGGTTGTGGCGTGGGTATCGCGCAGCTTGGTTTGGGGGGATCTGCTACCGAACGTCAGCAACGTGACCATTGCGATGGCGGGTGCCTTGACACTCTTTGTGCTGCCCTCGGCAAAGGGTGGGCGGCTCTTGGACTGGAAAACAGCGGTGAAATTACCGTGGGGCGTACTGCTGCTAATCGGAGGAGGGCTAGCGTTAGCCTTTGGATTTACCACGCTTGGCATCGATGTGTGGATAGCAAATCGTTTGGGGTTTCTCGAAGCGTTGCCCGCTGTGGTTGCTGTAGCCATTATGTCAGCCTTGGCGATCTTTGTTGGCGAAATTATGAGCAACGCTGCAACCGCCGCACTACTGATTCCCATTGCTGCTCCATTGGCGGCGAAGATCGGGCTGAGTCCACTGCAACTCACGATGGCGGTGACATTAGCGGCAAGCTTCGGTTTCACATTGCCGGTTGGTTCGCCCTCAAACGCCATTGCACTCAATACCGGGCAGATTAACACAGGACAGTTAGCACGAGCCGGACTGCCGATGAATTTGTTGGGGGTCGTTCTTGTTACCATCGCCTGCTACACACTGGTGCCACTGGTGTTTCGATAA
- a CDS encoding YIP1 family protein produces the protein MSASKAFFSCHNVKITGIGKIHGYRARQWLSSFYFDALFLVPGSASPSAYLYRDRHRRCLKSIGVRISTFNDFSIRKSGAERKVETMNQAVSSQVGTWKTIRNALTLNSQFYQAVQSSRKNRRAALTIVIFAAFSRALGNAIISLLNRVTPTAFLITLFVGIFAVIVGYYFWTFTIWIIGKWFKLNPPTYRNLLYPIGFAYSPQLFDVATIIPLLGTAIDLLLALWTLLAVAVVVHKAMRITMVQAVLISFVSFPVIQIVSTVIQVVAQQFTELAN, from the coding sequence GTGTCCGCTTCAAAAGCGTTCTTCTCATGCCACAACGTTAAAATAACCGGAATAGGAAAAATTCATGGGTATCGGGCAAGGCAATGGCTTAGTTCTTTTTATTTTGATGCTTTATTTCTCGTGCCAGGTTCGGCAAGTCCTTCTGCTTATCTTTACCGCGATCGTCATCGCCGTTGCCTTAAATCAATTGGTGTGCGTATTTCAACTTTCAACGATTTCAGCATCAGAAAATCTGGAGCCGAGCGAAAGGTGGAAACAATGAATCAAGCTGTTTCTAGTCAGGTGGGCACCTGGAAAACAATTCGGAATGCACTGACGCTGAACTCACAGTTTTATCAAGCCGTGCAAAGCAGTCGAAAAAATCGTCGCGCTGCACTAACGATCGTCATTTTTGCTGCCTTCTCTCGTGCCTTGGGAAATGCAATTATCTCCTTGCTGAACCGGGTGACACCTACGGCATTTTTGATTACTTTGTTCGTCGGTATTTTTGCGGTAATTGTTGGCTATTACTTCTGGACATTCACTATCTGGATCATTGGAAAGTGGTTCAAATTAAACCCACCGACCTATCGTAATCTGCTTTATCCGATCGGATTTGCTTACTCGCCCCAGCTTTTTGACGTGGCGACTATCATTCCCTTACTGGGAACAGCGATTGATCTCCTGTTAGCCTTATGGACTTTATTGGCTGTAGCAGTTGTCGTCCACAAAGCCATGAGGATCACAATGGTTCAAGCTGTTTTGATTAGTTTTGTGAGTTTCCCTGTGATCCAGATTGTGTCAACGGTGATTCAAGTTGTCGCTCAACAGTTTACCGAATTGGCAAACTGA